In Octopus bimaculoides isolate UCB-OBI-ISO-001 chromosome 21, ASM119413v2, whole genome shotgun sequence, a single window of DNA contains:
- the LOC106868787 gene encoding zinc finger protein 260, with protein sequence MDVKLDEKQGQCETLTQSNCVPDDRMKKKEKGFYQCDFCKKVFAQKCYLTIHKRIHTGEKPYQCDVCVIHTGEKPYHCNICGKAFSASSCLTTHKRIHTGDKPYHCDICGKSFSRSDFPFPGKYVVSLPIFLKCFIFNNFCMSSDTNKESFRLFGQQCTGVPMDSLS encoded by the exons ATGGATGTTAAATTAGATGAGAAACAGGGCCAGTGTGAAACTCTCACTCAAAGTAATTGTGTCCCTGATgatagaatgaaaaagaaagaaaaagggttcTACCAATGTGATTTCTGTAAGAAGGTATTTGCTCAGAAGTGTTACCtaactattcacaaacgtattcatactggagagaaaccataccagtgTGATGTCTGCG ttattcatacaggggagaaaccctATCACTGTAATATTTGTGGGAAAGCATTTTCTGCAAGCAGTtgcttaactactcacaaacgtattcatactggagataAACCgtaccactgtgatatttgtggtaaatcattctctagaagtg atTTCCCATTTCCTGGAAAATATGTCGTATCTCTTCCtatttttctgaaatgttttattttcaataatttttgcaTGTCCAGTGACACAAATAAGGAGAGTTTCAGGTTATTTGGTCAACAGTGTACTGGAGTTCCCATGGACAGCCTGTCTTAA
- the LOC106868806 gene encoding zinc finger protein 91, producing METEFCEDKVQKKENVILHKCDICKKSFSQKSNLTTHKRIHSGERPYQCDICACDICGKLFSQNGSLTAHRRIHTGEKPFHCDICGKAFSQSSSLTAHRRIHTGEKPYNCDICGKSFSQNESLTTHNRIHMGEKPYQCDICGKSFSRCTTLTIHKRLHTGEKPYHCDICGKSFSENGHLSNHKRIHTGEKPYHCDICGKSFSQNGDLTKHVRIHTGEKPYHCDICGKSFSKNDNLTSHKRIHTGEKPYHCDICGKSFSGNSTLITHKRIHTGEKPYHCDICGKSFFGSGNLTKHKRIHTGEKPYQCDICGESFSHGNSLIAHKYIHTGEKPHHCDICGKSFSQSSHLKTHKYIHTGEKPYLCDICGKSFSRSAGLTSHVRIHTGEKPYHCEICGKSFSNGSGELTKHKRIHTGERPYHCDICGKSFSQSSHLTTHKYIHTGERPYHCDVCDKSFSGSSYLTPHKRIHTGEKPYHCDICGKSFSQSCELTLHKYIHTGEKPFQCDICNKSFSLRTSLKSHNRIHTGERPYHCDICGKSFCGSGDLTKHIRIHTGERPYHCDICDESFTHGNSLIAHKYIHTGVKPYHCDICGKSFSRSNHLKTHKYTHTGEKPYRCDICGKSFSGSAGLISHKRIHTGEKPYQCDICGKSFSDGIGAVTKHKRIHTGERPYHCDICGKSFIQKSHLTKHVCIQ from the exons ATGGAAACTGAATTCTGTGAGGACAAAGttcaaaagaaagagaatgtgatATTACATAAATGTGATATTTGTAAAAAGTCATTCTCTCAGAAAAGCAAcctaactactcacaaacgcatacattCAGGGGAGagaccatatcaatgtgatatctgtg cctgtgatatctgtggtaaattgttCTCTCAAAATGGTAGTTTAACTgcacacagacgtattcatacaggagaaaaaccatttcattgtgatatctgtggtaaagcattctctcaAAGTAGCAGCTTAACTgcacacagacgtattcatacaggagaaaaaccatataattgtgatatctgtggtaaatcattctctcaaaatgagAGTTTAACCACTCACAATCGTATTCATatgggagagaagccatatcagtgtgatatctgtggtaaatcattttcacGTTGTACAACCCTAACTATACACAAACGccttcatactggagaaaaaccatatcactgtgatatctgtggtaaatcattctctgaaaatggtCACCTAAgtaatcacaaacgtattcatacaggggaaaagccatatcactgtgatatctgtggtaaatctttctctcagaatggtgacttaactaaacatgtacgtattcatactggagagaaaccatatcactgtgatatctgtggtaaatcattctctaaaaatGATAACCTAACttctcataaacgtattcatactggggaaaaaccatatcactgtgatatctgtggtaaatcattctctggaaataGTACCTTGAttactcacaaacgcattcatacaggagagaaaccatatcactgtgatatctgtggtaa ATCATTCTTTGGAAGTGGTaacttaactaaacataaacgtattcacacaggagagaaaccatatcagtgtgatatttgtggtgaatcattctctcaTGGGAATAGTTTAattgcacacaaatacattcataccggagagaagccacatcactgtgatatttgtggtaaatctttctctcaaagtAGCCACTTAAAaactcacaaatacattcatactggagagaagccatatctctgtgatatctgtggtaaatctttttcAAGAAGTGCTGGATTAACTTCTcatgtacgtattcatacaggagagaagccatatcactgtgagatatgtggtaagtcattctctaaTGGAAGTGGAGagttaactaaacacaaacgtattcatacaggagagaggccatatcactgtgatatctgtggcaaatcattctctcaatcaagtcacttaactactcacaaatatattcacacaggagagaggccttatcattgtgatgtctgtgataaATCTTTCTCTGGAAGTAGTTACTTGACtccacacaaacgtattcatacaggagagaagccatatcactgtgatatttgtggtaaatcattctctcaaagttgtGAATTAACtcttcacaaatatattcatacaggtgaaaagccattccagtgtgatatctgtaataaatcattCTCACTAAGGACATCTTTAAAATCACAtaatcgtattcatacaggagagaggccatatcactgtgacatctgtggtaaatcattctgtggAAGTGGGGACTTAACtaaacatatacgtattcatacaggagagaggccatatcactgtgatatctgtgatgaaTCTTTCACTCATGGGAATAGTTTAattgcacacaaatacattcatactggggtgaagccatatcattgtgatatttgtggtaaatcattctctcgaagtaACCACTTAAAAACtcacaaatatactcatacaggagagaagccatatcgctgtgatatttgtggtaaatctttttcAGGAAGTGCTGGATTAAtttctcacaaacgtattcatacaggagagaagccatatcagtgtgatatctgtggcaaatcattctctgatgGAATTGGTGctgtaactaaacacaaacgtattcatacaggagagaggccatatcactgtgatatctgtggtaaatcattcatcCAAAAATCTCACTTAActaaacatgtatgtattcaatga
- the LOC128250481 gene encoding zinc finger protein OZF-like — protein sequence MEGNIKRKQNLLNVYGARQTIMEDELCENKVKCETLVEKIDLVDKKMEENGKPLYHCDICNKSFSQKGNLRIHKRTHTGEKPFPCDICGGSFAQKNSLILHKRIHTGEKPYHCNICGKSFSTNCNLTNHTRIHTGEKPYHCDICGKSFSQNCELTSHRRIHTGEKPYQCDICGKSFSETGILTSHKRIHTGEKPYCCDICGKSFSQISPLTKHKRIHTGEKPYQCGICGKSFYGSSELTVHKRIHTGDKPFHCDICGKSFSGSGVLTKHIRIHTGEKPYHCDICGKSFCASSNLTTHKRIHTGEKPYFCDICGKSFSVSTHLITHRYSHTGEKPYCCDICGKSFTRNSDLNMHKHIHTGEKPYYCDVCGKSFFKSGNVTRHKHIHTAEQQFSCDICHKSFSQNSELTKHIHIHTDEKPYHCDVCGNSFSQETNLTSHINSHKDQ from the coding sequence ATGGAAGGAAATatcaaacgaaaacaaaatcTCTTGAATGTTTATGGTGCGAGACAAACAATTATGGAAGATGAGTTGTGTGAGAATAAAGTTAAATGCGAAACTCTGGTTGAAAAGATTGATTTAGTTGacaagaaaatggaagagaatggAAAACCTttatatcactgtgacatctgtaacaagtcattctctcaaaaaggtAACCTTCGTattcacaaacgtactcatactggagaaaaaccatttccctgtgatatctgtggtggaTCCTTTGCTCAGAAGAATTCCTTAATtttacacaaacgcattcatacaggtgagaaaccatatcattgtaatatctgtggtaaatcattctctacaaaTTGTAACTTAACTAatcacacacgtattcatacaggagaaaaaccatatcattgtgatatctgtggcaaatccttTTCTCAAAATTGTGAATTAACTTCTCATAgacgcattcacacaggagagaaaccgtatcagtgtgatatttgtgggaaatcattctctgAGACAGGTATATTAACTTCTCACAAGcgtattcacactggagagaaaccatattgttgcgatatctgtggtaaatcattctctcagataaGTCCCTTAACaaagcacaaacgtattcatacaggagagaaaccatatcagtgtggtatttgtggtaaatcgttctaTGGAAGTAGCGAATTAactgtacacaaacgtattcatacaggagataaaccattccactgtgatatctgtggtaaatcattctctgggaGTGGTGTCTtaactaaacacatacgtatccacacaggagaaaaaccatatcactgtgatatctgtggcaaatcattctgtGCAAGTAGTAACTTAacaacacacaaacgcattcatacaggagagaaaccatatttctgtgatatctgtggtaaatcattctctgtaagtacTCACTTAATTACACACAGGTacagtcatacaggagagaaaccatattgctgtgacatttgtggtaaatcatttacaaGAAATAGTGACTTAAACATGCACaagcacattcatacaggagagaagccatattactgtgatgtgtgtggtaaatcattttttaaaagtgGTAATGtaactagacacaaacatattcatacagcaGAGCAACAGTTTTCTTGTGATATCTGtcataaatcattctctcaaaatagtgaATTAACtaagcacatacatatccatacagacgagaagccataccactgtgatgtctgtggcaaTTCATTCTCTCAAGAAACCAATTTAACTTCACATATAAATAGTCATAAAGACCAATAA